One stretch of Riemerella columbina DNA includes these proteins:
- a CDS encoding TonB-dependent receptor, which yields MKSKALRKTALTAVVTLSTASVYFAQSAKDSLKSKDLEGIVLTGVADIAKERKTPIAVSTIKEAKIIEKLGNQEFPEILNTTPSVYATKGGGGFGDSKINIRGFEQANIAVMINGMPINDMETGAVYWSNWAGLSDVTSAMQVQRGLGASKLAIASVGGTINIVTRAADKKRGAVVSVGVGNNDYHKALFAYNSGKSENGWATSFLMSRTAGSTYADATQFEGYNYYFALGYQPNRQHDIQFTITGAPQWHNQRAYEIAISDLQKRGTEDKPSRTYNADWGYLNGKSFNDRVNYYHKPVMSLNWDWKINPTSQLSTVLYASFGRGGGTGNTGKVNGKSLGQFARTSEGLIDFDAVYAANQASTPDQGTLVRRASINSHNWFGIISSFNHKINENLNFTVGVDGRYYYGYHYQVVSDLIGASAYKDTRNQNLSAPNYVSHTFEARPTWNPFGGKQNDLQDKISYSNDGEVRWYGGFGQLEYSNDRLSAFVQGAISNQGFQRIDNFIVDGQTTLNGKLVSATNPATDKNPVLHTKTGFKDILGYNVKAGANFNIDEKNNVFANIGYYSKQPFLNAVYPNNKNYLNPNLTNEKIFGIEAGYGFRTAGVNVNLNVYRTSWKDRFLRKPNQITLADGSRINAYANIEGITEIHQGVELEARAKVNKVLSLNGMFSFGDWYYKGDANGYLFDETNQPIDTQGNPASSSAVGTKLYLDNVKVGDAAQMTASIGAEIKPVENIKLDATYRYVNNLYARLNLLDFTTEKAADKGALKLPAYGLFDLGVSFKIPLNNPKQYFTLRGNVYNLFDTYYIQNSYTNLQKDRSDFATDAEYNAYANNPKNFYKGIDVNNKVFLGFGRTWAATMSFHF from the coding sequence TTCTACCATTAAAGAAGCTAAAATTATAGAGAAATTAGGGAACCAAGAATTCCCAGAAATTCTGAACACTACACCATCTGTGTACGCAACAAAAGGCGGCGGTGGTTTTGGTGATTCTAAAATCAATATCAGAGGTTTTGAGCAAGCCAACATTGCGGTGATGATTAACGGTATGCCGATCAACGATATGGAAACGGGCGCCGTGTATTGGTCTAACTGGGCTGGACTTTCAGATGTTACTTCTGCGATGCAGGTGCAGAGAGGTCTGGGGGCTTCTAAATTAGCCATCGCTTCTGTGGGGGGTACCATCAACATTGTAACCCGTGCGGCAGATAAGAAAAGAGGTGCCGTGGTGAGCGTAGGTGTTGGTAATAATGATTATCACAAAGCGCTATTCGCTTATAACAGTGGTAAAAGTGAGAACGGCTGGGCAACTTCATTCTTGATGAGTAGAACGGCTGGGTCTACCTACGCAGATGCGACGCAGTTTGAAGGTTACAACTATTATTTCGCCTTAGGTTACCAACCGAACCGCCAGCACGATATCCAGTTCACCATTACAGGCGCGCCACAGTGGCATAACCAAAGAGCTTATGAAATTGCCATTTCTGACCTTCAGAAAAGAGGCACAGAGGATAAGCCAAGCCGAACTTATAACGCAGACTGGGGCTACTTGAATGGCAAAAGCTTTAACGATAGAGTGAATTATTATCATAAACCTGTGATGTCCCTCAACTGGGATTGGAAAATCAACCCAACTTCTCAATTGAGCACCGTGCTTTACGCTTCTTTTGGTAGAGGTGGAGGAACTGGTAACACAGGAAAAGTGAATGGCAAGTCATTGGGGCAATTCGCCAGAACTTCAGAAGGTTTAATTGATTTTGATGCGGTTTATGCTGCCAACCAAGCGTCTACACCAGACCAAGGTACTTTGGTGCGTAGGGCTTCTATCAACTCGCATAACTGGTTTGGGATCATCTCAAGCTTCAACCATAAAATCAACGAAAACTTAAACTTTACCGTAGGGGTAGATGGTAGATATTATTATGGATACCATTACCAAGTGGTGAGTGATTTAATTGGCGCTTCTGCTTACAAAGATACCAGAAACCAAAATTTATCTGCACCTAACTATGTGAGCCACACTTTTGAGGCACGCCCAACTTGGAATCCTTTCGGTGGAAAACAGAACGACCTCCAAGATAAAATTTCTTATAGCAATGATGGCGAAGTGAGATGGTACGGCGGTTTCGGTCAGTTGGAATATTCTAACGATAGATTGTCTGCCTTTGTACAAGGGGCTATTTCTAACCAAGGGTTCCAGAGAATTGACAACTTTATTGTAGATGGGCAGACTACGCTCAACGGTAAATTGGTAAGCGCCACTAATCCTGCCACTGACAAAAATCCTGTGCTCCACACCAAAACTGGATTTAAGGATATTTTAGGTTATAATGTGAAGGCTGGGGCTAACTTTAACATTGATGAGAAGAACAATGTCTTCGCGAACATTGGTTACTATTCTAAACAGCCGTTCCTCAATGCCGTATATCCAAACAATAAAAACTACCTTAACCCGAACTTGACCAATGAAAAAATCTTCGGAATAGAAGCGGGCTATGGTTTCAGAACGGCAGGCGTTAATGTGAATCTGAATGTGTATAGAACTTCTTGGAAAGACAGATTTTTAAGAAAACCCAACCAAATTACTTTAGCGGACGGTTCAAGAATCAATGCTTATGCTAATATAGAAGGCATTACCGAAATCCACCAAGGGGTAGAGTTAGAAGCCAGAGCTAAGGTGAATAAAGTTTTAAGCCTTAATGGTATGTTCTCTTTCGGAGATTGGTATTATAAAGGTGATGCGAATGGATACCTTTTTGATGAAACCAACCAACCGATAGACACACAGGGCAATCCAGCATCATCTTCAGCTGTGGGGACTAAACTTTATCTAGATAATGTGAAGGTAGGAGATGCCGCTCAGATGACTGCCTCTATAGGAGCGGAGATCAAGCCAGTGGAAAATATTAAATTAGATGCCACTTATAGATATGTGAATAATCTGTACGCCAGACTGAACCTCTTAGACTTTACTACGGAGAAAGCGGCTGACAAAGGGGCTCTAAAATTACCAGCTTACGGCTTATTTGATTTAGGGGTATCTTTCAAAATTCCTTTGAACAACCCTAAACAATACTTCACTTTAAGAGGTAATGTGTACAATTTATTTGATACTTATTACATCCAAAACTCTTATACCAATCTTCAAAAGGATAGAAGCGATTTCGCTACAGATGCAGAATACAATGCCTATGCGAACAATCCTAAAAACTTCTACAAAGGTATAGATGTGAATAACAAAGTATTCTTAGGTTTCGGTAGAACTTGGGCAGCCACGATGTCTTTCCATTTCTAA
- a CDS encoding cation diffusion facilitator family transporter — protein MNNAQNKYSFQRTIAIIGVLLFIGKLVAWQLTNSDAIFSDAMESIVNIIAAFMGLYSLYLASKPKDHDHPYGHGKVEFITAGIEGALIIFAGILIIVQSVSSLLEGNELHQLDWGIGIVAATAVANYIMGYISYQKGKRENSLVLMSSGKHLQSDTLTTLGVVVSLVLVYITKIDWLDAAVALVFGAYIMVVGYKIVRQALSGIMDEKDEALFSEIVQVLQDHRHKEWIDIHNMKVQQFGAHLHIDAHMTLPYYYTLREAHQQMEKAIKLLLSHTERTVEFNFHMDDCKPFSCEICEMDCPFRSKAFVKSVVWTAENAAQVNKHCLNA, from the coding sequence TTGAACAACGCCCAAAACAAATACAGCTTTCAGCGCACGATAGCCATCATTGGCGTATTGCTTTTTATCGGCAAACTGGTGGCGTGGCAGCTGACCAATTCCGATGCCATCTTCTCCGATGCGATGGAGAGCATTGTCAATATCATTGCGGCATTTATGGGCTTGTATTCGCTGTATCTCGCTTCTAAACCCAAAGACCACGACCATCCTTATGGTCACGGCAAAGTGGAGTTTATCACGGCGGGCATAGAGGGCGCACTGATTATTTTTGCCGGGATTTTGATTATCGTGCAGTCGGTGAGTTCCTTGCTGGAGGGCAATGAGTTGCATCAGTTGGATTGGGGGATTGGCATTGTGGCGGCTACGGCGGTGGCCAACTACATTATGGGCTATATTTCCTACCAAAAAGGCAAGCGCGAAAATTCCCTCGTGCTGATGAGCTCTGGCAAACACCTCCAAAGCGATACTTTGACCACATTGGGCGTAGTGGTCAGCTTGGTTTTGGTTTACATCACTAAAATTGACTGGTTAGATGCGGCGGTGGCTTTGGTTTTTGGCGCTTATATTATGGTGGTGGGTTACAAAATTGTCCGCCAGGCGCTCAGTGGTATTATGGACGAAAAAGATGAAGCGCTCTTCAGCGAAATTGTGCAAGTGTTGCAAGACCATCGGCATAAGGAATGGATTGATATTCATAATATGAAGGTGCAACAGTTCGGCGCCCATCTCCACATTGATGCCCATATGACGCTGCCTTATTATTACACGCTAAGGGAGGCGCATCAGCAAATGGAAAAAGCCATCAAACTCCTATTATCCCACACGGAGCGCACGGTGGAGTTTAACTTTCATATGGATGATTGTAAGCCTTTTTCTTGCGAAATTTGCGAAATGGATTGTCCGTTTCGGAGCAAAGCTTTTGTGAAATCCGTAGTCTGGACCGCAGAAAATGCCGCTCAAGTGAATAAACACTGCCTCAACGCTTAA
- a CDS encoding aspartate-semialdehyde dehydrogenase, translating into MKVAVVGATGMVGQVMLKVLEERNFPVTELIPVASEKSVGKTITFKGQAYSIVSLATAVAERPDIALFSAGGSTSLEWAPKFAEVGTVVIDNSSAWRMDEDKKLVVPEINAHTLTKKDKIIANPNCSTIQLVMVLHPLHQKYQMKRVVVSTYQSVTGTGKAAVDQLNDEIATSVNGGEASVPKVYPYEIFKNAIPHCDVFADGGYTKEEIKLMKEPKKIMGDDRFSLTATAVRVPVQGGHSESVNIEFENDFDLDEVRALLSETDGVVLQDEVTANEYPMARYSEGKDEVFVGRLRRDLSQPNTLNCWIVSDNLRKGAATNAVQIAEYLVNHHLI; encoded by the coding sequence ATGAAAGTAGCCGTAGTAGGTGCCACAGGTATGGTGGGACAAGTGATGCTAAAAGTATTAGAAGAACGAAATTTCCCTGTCACAGAGCTCATTCCCGTCGCTTCTGAAAAATCGGTGGGCAAAACCATCACATTTAAAGGTCAAGCATATTCCATTGTGTCCTTAGCCACGGCAGTAGCGGAACGCCCTGATATAGCGCTATTTTCGGCTGGTGGCAGCACTTCGTTGGAGTGGGCACCCAAGTTTGCCGAAGTAGGCACCGTGGTGATTGACAACTCCTCGGCGTGGCGGATGGATGAGGATAAAAAACTGGTGGTGCCGGAAATTAACGCCCATACTTTAACCAAAAAAGACAAAATTATCGCCAACCCCAACTGTTCCACCATTCAGCTGGTGATGGTGCTTCATCCTTTGCATCAAAAATACCAAATGAAGCGCGTGGTGGTCTCCACTTACCAATCCGTTACTGGAACGGGGAAAGCCGCCGTGGATCAACTGAATGATGAAATCGCGACTTCGGTGAATGGTGGAGAGGCATCGGTGCCAAAAGTCTATCCTTACGAAATTTTCAAAAATGCCATTCCCCATTGTGATGTCTTTGCGGATGGCGGCTACACCAAGGAGGAAATTAAACTGATGAAGGAGCCTAAAAAAATTATGGGCGATGATCGTTTTAGCCTTACCGCTACGGCGGTGCGCGTGCCAGTGCAAGGCGGGCATTCCGAAAGTGTGAATATAGAATTTGAAAACGATTTTGACCTTGATGAGGTGCGGGCATTGCTCTCCGAAACCGATGGCGTGGTGCTCCAAGATGAGGTTACCGCAAATGAATACCCTATGGCACGCTATTCCGAGGGGAAAGATGAGGTTTTTGTAGGGCGCCTCCGAAGGGATTTGTCGCAACCGAATACCCTTAATTGCTGGATTGTTTCGGATAATTTAAGAAAAGGTGCCGCTACCAATGCGGTGCAGATTGCAGAATATTTAGTCAACCATCATTTGATATAA
- a CDS encoding exosortase F system-associated membrane protein: MKKWLSGLMVVLGIAGLVSVRLFERQWFYDPFLSYFKGIEAIKTFPYYEWMPLIWSHLLRMALNLLFSAVIIQFLFHNKAWTLQGCVLILLVFGITFPIYLYCVSTEFSWGLLFGFYVRRFVIQPLVLLLIIPLFYYRKFLLKSQKP, from the coding sequence ATGAAAAAGTGGCTTAGCGGACTTATGGTTGTCCTCGGTATAGCGGGGTTGGTGAGCGTGCGACTCTTTGAAAGGCAATGGTTCTACGACCCTTTTTTATCCTATTTTAAAGGTATAGAAGCCATAAAAACTTTCCCCTATTATGAATGGATGCCGCTCATCTGGAGCCACCTTTTGAGAATGGCGCTCAACCTCTTGTTTTCGGCGGTGATTATCCAATTTTTATTTCATAATAAAGCGTGGACACTCCAAGGCTGCGTTTTAATCTTATTGGTATTCGGCATCACCTTTCCGATTTATTTATATTGTGTCTCCACCGAGTTCAGTTGGGGGCTATTATTTGGGTTTTATGTTAGGCGTTTTGTGATTCAGCCATTGGTGCTGTTGCTAATTATTCCGCTGTTTTATTACCGAAAATTCCTCCTCAAAAGCCAAAAGCCTTAA